A segment of the Myripristis murdjan chromosome 20, fMyrMur1.1, whole genome shotgun sequence genome:
GGCTGACATTTCTTCCCGAGTGAAGATTTTCACGTGCAAAATAGAAAACGTGACGTGTTAAATGGAATAAGGCACACTGCACATTATGTATAAGCTGTCatatttaatttctattttgtgcatgtctgtttaTGTTTGTAAATTATCCcagattatatttttatttgcacagcGTAGCAAAAATTACTGCTTCCATTTTGCACAGCTACAAAAGTAGCAGACAATAATAAGATCTTGATTAATGAGTTTCATAAGACACAAGGGTCTTTGCCTATCATCCCTCAGAATAGCGAGAAGAGTGATGGATGGAAGGAGAAGGGCCTGATGGGTAtggagtgtggtgtgtgtgtgtgtgtgtgtgtgtgtgtgtgtgtgtgtgtgtgtgtgtgtgtgcgtgcgtgcgtgcgtgcgcgtgcggaGCAGATAAaccatccattcattttactAATTCATTAATGTTGATTTCCTAAATCCTTTAAATGAGTATTGAGCGATGACAACATCAAGCCCTTACATCAAAGACAGCCAGAAGATGCGAGAGTTCAGCTGAATTCAATAATAATTCAATAAACAGTGAAATTTGCCGCTAGTTGGAGTTCTAAACAGAAGATACACAAGATTTCAGCTATAGATTATCAGTGGAGTCTACGAGGTATTTGCTAAAGTCCTGCATTTCATAGAAACAACGATCAAGAACGATCCTGTGTCCTATCAGTTTTGTCGTGCCGGATAATAAATTAGACATATTGGCATATGACCCCCGCTCAGGTTAATGTGTTGGAGGTGACTTCCTTAAGACGAAGTTGCTACTTGGTACAGAAGCAGCTCAGATGGCATGTTATAAATATGGTATATTGGCGCTAGGTGTGATAAAGTTGAGATATCATATCAGGCCTCGACAGCCCGACAGTCTGGCTTCCACTGATAACCAAAATCTTCAAAGTTGAATGAAATCCACAAGGCTGCCATAAACCATGTTCATCATGCCTCCGCCTTGCCCTTAGCTCGCCGGGCCTGAACAGGTTTTTCCCTTTTGTGGGTGTTGTCTGCCCTCACGTGGCAGCAATTAGTAAGTGCTGTAACTCAAACTGGGCTTGATGGCTGGTTTCAGTGATTCAATCAGAAATGTTTGGGGGAAAATTagactttcattttcatactaGTGTGACAGATTAGAAAATGATTTGACTATAGAAATCAACATTAGAGGCGCCCCAGTATTTCACCTGCTGGAGCTTGAAACAGGTATCAAGGCTACATGTCATCCCCatctctccctgcctttcctgtctctcttctctgttctgTTACTATCAAATAAGGCAGAAATGccataagtaagtaagtaagtaagtaaacaaacaaacaaacaaataaataaataaactgaaatggacacagacaaaataaaagtctaatATATTTTGAAGAATTGCAGACACCAGAAGTGtttgattaatttttaaatgctcACACTTTTTAAAGTGCTGAGATAAATCAGCATGCAACGATCACAAATCCTGGGTAGTCCAAGCTGAAATATTTGAAACTGTATTCACacaccattttgtttttgtgttcacACAATGTTAATTACATCTGATACTGGCCAATATACACAGAAAGAATGGTAACCTGTAGGTCATGTGCAATACTGTGCAGCTTTTAAGCTCTCATACATAAATCCAAATTTGTAACTGGGGGGTTGGTTCTTAGCTGTAACATTCTGTGTGATGCCCTAAATGTCTATCACAATCAAAcatgaagtggaaaaaacacaaaaaaggatgCACAGTCACTTTCCTTACAACAAGAAGTCGAACCTCCCTTTCTGCTGTGCCTTCCAGGGTCTCTTCATTACCAAAGTGCTGACGGACTCTGGCTGTAATGGCTGTGGCACCATCCAGGCCCATCTTGTCTCATTAGCCCGGCCTGATTGGCCATGAAGGTGTTCCCACTCTGTCTCAGGATAAAGTGAGTGTCTCTGCCACTCGTTAGATCATAACTCCTAAAGCATTCAGCCCCTGATGGCCTCCTGTGGACAACGATGACATGAGCACAGTGTCTGTGAATATATGCTAATTGAAACAGGCTGGGGATAAGGAGCTAACATTGACCTTGGATGTCTTAAGCAAGTTTTAGTCTTGGGTATTAGTGGTTTTGTGTGATGCAGCTGCAAAACACATCTTCAGCATGAGCATAAAGCCCTAACAGTGCACAAATAAAAGGAATTCAGCTACGAAACACAAGTTTCTTTTCTGTCCTGAAAGTGCAAGTAGACAAAATAGTACTGAATTGTTGGATCAAAGATAATTCGTTTTTCTAGCCAGTTGAATCCACTAACGATTTTCATTCCAGTGTCCTGTCCCTATAaggaagttgttgttgttgttgtttgagtcAGTTCTTCATGTGTCAAAAAATATATTAGCAGCTGATTGAGCATTTGTGTCAGAACACTACTACTTGCCTTACAGATCTAACAGATATCAGGTATTATGGGAACATTTCTAAAAGAAATTAGTAGGGATAAGAACTGAACTGGATACTACTTTTCACCAtggttattattgttttcattaGACCTAAGATTCACCTAACACTTACAGAACATACAGCATATACAATAAGTCTCTATTCTGTAATTAATCTTCatccaaacaacaaaaaggaacCAATACTGAAATGCTAATGCATATTCTAAATTCTAATCATGTTTCTTATTCAACGGTTATATGATTACTTTAGTGAAAGTTTGGTAAGATGCTTTTCCAATAATTTTAAATCACAAGTCAACTCAAGATTAGAAATTGTCAACCTGATAGTTTGAAACTGACAAACTCGACCATATACGCTGAGTTAGTGATTTTTGCCGATTaatctcctcctgtctgtggGTAATTATTCTTTCTCCGCGTCCGCTAAAATATATTGAGGCATGCATGAAAGCAATATATCATCAACATACCAATATAATAGCTTGCCAGTCTTTTTATGCTGTGACGGTGATATATGGCCGGAGGAAGAGTAGACCTGGTTTTCTACAGGTGAAACTGCGAAGCCACCAGGCAGTTCAGCACCAGGGACAGCTCCCAGTCCCCACAACACCCAGCGGCGACCTGGCCTGACCTCACCTGCCAGTGAAAACCCCGCGGTGAGTGACGGGACTTTGCTGTCCTCACCTGCCACTAAGAATTTAGTTAACTTTCAGCTTAGTGATAGTGTACGCAGGCTGATTATTAACGTGGCCTGTTCACGCTTACTCTCCCCACTCTAAAGGTGTGCTACACGCCTTGATCCACTAGATGACAGTACAAGCACAAGGTAATTCTGACACAAGCCTAAAACACTCAAAGCCCTCTCACGGGAAGTCTCGAGAATTTTTCCCCTTGGGAATATGTTCACTTGAAATATGTAGTTGCCAATTGAAATAGTGAggtaacagaaaaataaagagaagaatcatagtgagaaagagaaagagatgacagAATGCATCAGTAGATAGGGCCTCCACCTCTTATGCAAGAAAATAAGTAATTTTCTGGTTACagttttcaaaaacaacaaaggatAACAACTCCAATACAGTGTCTGTAGCAACGCCTATTGATTAATAAATATCAAGCATTAAGCATCACTTGGTATATTTTATGAATTGAGAGTTTGTTATGAAATAAAAGGGAATATCTGATggcataataataaacaaaaacatataaaccTACTAGGCATACAAAAGTCAAACGACTTGATTTGTGCTGATGGAAAGTGCGCACAATAATTCcgtttttaacagttttaaatAAGGGGTTGTTTTATCAATGTAGCGAGGGACAACAGcactttgaaatgcaaaaagaagtTTTCTGCACACGAGTGAATGCCACATGTCAAGTAAAACACTGAAGCGGCTAATTTTCTGGTCCGAGGgctctgaaaacacatcattagGGTTCCAATGCGTTCGCTTGAATAATAGACCAAAGTGCCATTTATAAAGAGCCACgataccagagagagagagagagagagagagagagagcgcacgCGGTATTGTTTGTCACCGTTTAAATCCCATTAATTAAAACGTTAACCTGATTGGGTAAAGactgagagggggagagggtgTCTCTGTCCCAATAGGCGAATCCTCTTTAATAACCCGCCTCGAGATAATGATGTAAAAAGACTCTGGCGCCTTGTGCGTAACGAGGATCGTCGTGGAGATCCGGTGAAGgtgaatcagagagagagagagagataggcgAGGCGGCAGCACTTATTACTTGAGAGAGTCTCTTCCTCGTCTCCACACCTCAGTTGTCAAGTCAAGCGAGCCTCCAAGACCAACTTAACCgctgacagagaaacaaacttgCACAGGACTGACAGAGGAAGACACTTACAAAGACGACTTTCCAGAAGCGACCATAGCCTGCAATAACGCGGAGTCCACAAGGCTATGGACAGGAGGATGAACTTGAACGGCGGCGCAGGGGACATTTTTCACAAAACTCTCAGCGCCGTGTCCAATAAAAAAATGGACCCTTTCAGATCTGCCGGCATTGAGCTGCCAGCTCGAGATCGCCAGTCACCAATCAGCTGTTTTGACCAGGCCGATTCAGACCCTATTCAGCCGGGAGGACTGGCAGGGGGCAGAGGGGGGCCACTGGGGCTGCCGACCGGATCTTTGTGCGTTAAGTACGGGGAGAGTGGCAACAGGACCTCAGCGGCGGAGAGCAGCGGCGGAGAGCAGAGCCCCGATGATGACAGTGACGGCAGGTGTGACATGGTCCTGCTGAGCGAGGCGAGGACGGTGGGCGCAGGGAAAAGCGATGGAGGTaagaaaagcaaagagcagaaaacactgaggCTAAACATCAATGCCCGAGAAAGACGACGGATGCACGATCTGAACGACGCGCTGGACGAGCTGAGAGCGGTCATCCCCTACGCGCACAGCCCGTCCGTGCGGAAACTCTCCAAAATTGCTACTTTGCTGCTCGCCAAAAACTACATCCTCATGCAGGCTCAGGCgctggaggagatgaggaggctGGTGGCCTATCTCAACCAGGGCCAAGCCATCTCTGCTGCCTCAATACCGGCCACCACTGCGCTCACAGCTCCCGGCTTAGGTGCG
Coding sequences within it:
- the bhlhe22 gene encoding class E basic helix-loop-helix protein 22, translating into MDRRMNLNGGAGDIFHKTLSAVSNKKMDPFRSAGIELPARDRQSPISCFDQADSDPIQPGGLAGGRGGPLGLPTGSLCVKYGESGNRTSAAESSGGEQSPDDDSDGRCDMVLLSEARTVGAGKSDGGKKSKEQKTLRLNINARERRRMHDLNDALDELRAVIPYAHSPSVRKLSKIATLLLAKNYILMQAQALEEMRRLVAYLNQGQAISAASIPATTALTAPGLGAYEQPPAYPFPTGVPATSCPDKCALFNNVTSSLCKQCTDKP